A window of Cyclopterus lumpus isolate fCycLum1 chromosome 14, fCycLum1.pri, whole genome shotgun sequence contains these coding sequences:
- the dynll2b gene encoding dynein, light chain, LC8-type 2b has protein sequence MTEKKAVIKNADMSDEMQQDAVDCAMQAMEKYNIEKDIAAYVKKEFDKKYNPTWHCIVGRNFGSYVTHETKHFIYFYLGQVAILLFKSG, from the exons ATGACTGAGAAGAAGGCAGTGATAAAGAATGCAGACATGTCTGATGAAATGCAGCAGGATGCCGTGGACTGTGCCATGCAGGCTATGGAAAAGTACAACATTGAAAAGGATATCGCTGCCTATGTCAAAAAG GAGTTTGACAAGAAGTACAACCCCACATGGCATTGCATTGTTGGGAGGAACTTTGGCAGCTACGTGACGCATGAGACGAAGCATTTCATCTACTTCTACCTGGGCCAAGTGGCCATTCTACTGTTCAAGTCGGGCTGA